A region from the Algoriphagus machipongonensis genome encodes:
- a CDS encoding TIM barrel protein, with protein sequence MKLTSDKIQELNQSKLSSHQEELNFLSNRLSKEGHDVESLIQKIKDFQIAVPSWALGAGGTRFGRFGIGGEPRTLEEKLEDIGLLKALTQKTDSVSLHIPWDIPSDVSGVKELATDLGIGFDAMNSNTFQDYGQAETYKLGSLGNAKKSIRDQAVAHNIEVIEIGEKLGSKGLTVWLADGSNFPGQSSLRNSLQWTQESLQAIYGKMPGDWKMLLEYKPYEPNFYHTIIPDWGTSSLLCKSVGDRAKVLVDLGHHLPNTNIEQIVATLMYQDMLAGFHFNDSKYGDDDLTTGSIKPYQLFLIFCELVSGAEDGAQAWESISWMIDASHNTKDPIEDLMQALEMIGVCFTKALLVDRKKLSACQIEGDVVGAQECLQAAFQCDVRPLVKEARIQNGGACDPISVYRELEIRKKLINTRGADSRSTGL encoded by the coding sequence ATGAAACTTACTTCAGATAAAATACAAGAATTAAATCAATCAAAACTTTCCTCTCATCAAGAAGAATTGAATTTTCTTTCCAACAGACTCTCGAAAGAGGGGCATGATGTTGAGTCATTAATTCAAAAAATTAAAGATTTTCAAATAGCTGTGCCAAGTTGGGCTTTAGGAGCAGGAGGGACACGGTTTGGAAGGTTTGGAATCGGAGGAGAACCAAGGACTTTAGAGGAGAAGCTAGAAGATATAGGCTTGTTAAAAGCTTTAACACAGAAAACAGATAGTGTGTCCTTACATATACCATGGGATATCCCATCTGATGTTTCAGGGGTCAAAGAGCTGGCAACTGACCTTGGAATTGGTTTTGATGCTATGAACAGTAATACTTTTCAGGATTATGGTCAAGCAGAAACTTATAAGTTAGGGTCTTTAGGAAATGCCAAAAAATCAATTCGTGATCAGGCTGTAGCTCATAATATTGAAGTAATAGAAATAGGGGAGAAACTTGGTAGTAAAGGTCTCACGGTTTGGCTAGCAGATGGTAGTAATTTCCCGGGGCAATCGAGTCTTCGGAATTCACTCCAGTGGACCCAGGAATCCTTGCAGGCAATCTATGGAAAAATGCCAGGTGATTGGAAAATGTTACTTGAATACAAGCCTTACGAACCTAATTTTTACCATACCATTATTCCTGATTGGGGGACATCCTCTTTGCTTTGTAAATCAGTTGGTGATAGAGCCAAAGTACTAGTGGATTTAGGCCATCATTTGCCTAATACGAATATTGAACAAATTGTCGCCACCCTGATGTATCAGGATATGTTGGCAGGATTTCACTTCAATGACAGTAAGTATGGAGATGATGATTTGACAACAGGTAGTATCAAACCTTATCAGCTGTTTTTGATTTTTTGTGAGTTAGTTTCCGGAGCGGAAGATGGAGCTCAAGCTTGGGAAAGTATTTCCTGGATGATTGATGCAAGCCATAATACCAAAGATCCCATAGAAGACTTGATGCAAGCACTTGAGATGATAGGTGTCTGTTTTACCAAAGCATTATTGGTAGACAGAAAGAAACTATCCGCCTGTCAAATCGAAGGAGACGTGGTAGGTGCTCAGGAATGTCTTCAAGCTGCATTCCAATGTGATGTGCGTCCTTTGGTGAAAGAAGCGCGAATCCAAAACGGGGGAGCTTGCGATCCTATTTCAGTTTACAGAGAGTTAGAAATCCGTAAAAAACTGATTAATACAAGAGGAGCTGACTCCAGATCAACAGGACTTTAA
- a CDS encoding SMP-30/gluconolactonase/LRE family protein — translation MKPEKPMKNFLILLFGSLLIFSCNSPKTESENSTLDKDKESKTNYQTTGSIERLLPELDGLIPNEAEIEILASGFDWIEGPLWLADQNALLFSDVPQNRIWKWTEKDSLELFLEPSGYLGDEENKREPGSNGLMLDAEGNLILCQHGERQIGKMISSINQPKAEYEILVNTFVGKKFNSPNDLAINEGGAIYFTDPPYGLDPWNTKELDIQGVYQLDFMGNVSLQIDSLARPNGIGLSPDDQHLYIAQSDPKQARYYQYDLDENGNVSAGRMILDVTQLVGMNNPGLPDGLAVHSSGHLFASGPGGILIISPEGKHLGTIKTERATSNCTFDADENYLYMTADMDLLRIQLK, via the coding sequence ATGAAACCCGAAAAACCTATGAAAAACTTCTTGATATTGCTTTTTGGCTCACTGTTGATTTTTTCCTGTAACAGCCCAAAAACAGAATCTGAAAATTCAACCCTTGATAAGGATAAAGAGTCAAAAACTAATTATCAAACTACTGGATCGATCGAAAGGCTCCTGCCTGAACTGGATGGACTAATACCCAACGAGGCTGAAATTGAAATTTTGGCATCGGGCTTTGATTGGATCGAAGGTCCGCTTTGGTTAGCCGATCAGAATGCGCTGCTTTTCTCGGATGTTCCACAAAATCGAATTTGGAAATGGACGGAGAAAGATAGTTTGGAATTGTTTTTAGAGCCCTCAGGGTATCTTGGAGATGAAGAAAATAAAAGAGAGCCCGGTTCCAATGGCTTAATGCTGGATGCTGAAGGGAATTTGATTCTTTGTCAGCATGGAGAGAGACAGATCGGTAAAATGATTTCTTCAATTAATCAGCCTAAGGCAGAATATGAGATTTTGGTAAATACTTTTGTAGGGAAAAAATTTAATAGCCCGAATGACTTAGCGATTAATGAAGGAGGTGCTATTTATTTTACAGATCCTCCTTATGGTTTGGATCCCTGGAATACAAAAGAATTAGATATTCAAGGAGTTTATCAGCTGGATTTTATGGGGAATGTTTCTCTGCAAATCGACTCTTTAGCCAGACCTAATGGAATAGGATTGAGTCCTGATGACCAGCATTTGTATATCGCCCAATCGGACCCAAAACAAGCTAGGTACTATCAATATGACCTGGATGAAAATGGGAATGTCTCTGCAGGAAGAATGATTTTGGATGTCACTCAGCTTGTAGGCATGAATAATCCAGGTTTACCTGATGGACTAGCGGTTCATTCTTCAGGACATTTATTTGCAAGTGGGCCAGGAGGCATCTTGATCATTAGCCCGGAAGGAAAGCATTTAGGGACAATAAAGACAGAAAGAGCTACTTCAAATTGTACGTTTGATGCGGATGAAAATTACTTGTACATGACCGCAGATATGGACTTGTTAAGGATTCAATTGAAGTAA
- a CDS encoding GNAT family N-acetyltransferase, with the protein MKIQQAETELDLVGILDLQRENLLQNISEEEKNEQGFVRVEHNLELLSKLNSIEQHLIAKKGDQVVAYVLAMTKTSRADVPMLVPMFEQFDKIQFKNRPIKDYNYITVGQVCIGKTHRGQGLFSQCYQAYKSFFASKYDFAITEISLSNLRSLKAHQKMGFETIHLFKDEFETWAIVLWDWTDL; encoded by the coding sequence TTGAAAATTCAGCAAGCCGAAACAGAATTAGATTTAGTAGGAATATTAGACCTTCAAAGGGAAAACCTATTGCAAAATATTTCTGAAGAAGAGAAAAATGAACAAGGGTTTGTCCGAGTAGAACATAATTTAGAATTATTATCTAAACTCAATTCCATAGAGCAACACCTTATAGCCAAGAAAGGAGATCAAGTGGTGGCTTATGTTTTAGCTATGACCAAGACCTCAAGAGCAGATGTTCCTATGCTCGTCCCAATGTTTGAACAATTTGATAAAATACAATTCAAAAACCGGCCTATCAAAGATTACAATTACATAACCGTGGGACAGGTATGCATTGGAAAAACACATCGAGGTCAAGGACTATTCTCCCAATGCTATCAAGCTTACAAATCCTTTTTTGCCAGCAAATATGATTTTGCTATCACAGAAATCTCACTTTCCAACCTCCGATCTTTAAAAGCCCATCAAAAAATGGGATTTGAAACGATTCACCTGTTTAAAGATGAATTTGAAACCTGGGCCATTGTATTATGGGACTGGACAGACCTTTAG
- a CDS encoding mechanosensitive ion channel family protein produces MLTSLKRILTFAFFLLLSVGAFAQSGDTTAKDTINSTLADSLQKPKVYPVVFYEDTLFYIGAKLGPFSQEERATNFSNKLDLLLDAESLDTTLLSLSQDEVAIEILHGDIILGSVTAQDAAFIGNDQEEIAEFYIQSIKDSYAANHNNRSFIQNLTRTGLLIGVIIIVILLVRFINKGFNKLIDFILRRWHHYFKGIKVRDFELLSAEREERVLKTLMRVVKILLIIILLYLALPLVFSIFPTTKRLASVLLGYVTNPLVSFFYSFFSYLPDLFTILVIVVITYYIGQFISFISEEIERGNLRLPGFYPEWAKPTFNLVKIIVFAFSFIVIFPYLPGSDSPAFQGVSVFLGLLISLGSSSAISNIIAGLVIIYMRAFKIGDRVKIGDTTGDVIEKTMLVTRLRTIKNEEVTIPNSSILNGNTINYSVEDHGAGLILHSTVTIGYDVPWRKVHELLIGAALEVESIIKEPKPFVLQTSLDDYYVSYQINAYTANTKIAAKSYSDLHANIQDAFQNAGVEIMSPHYRAQRDGNELTIPPTYIPEEKKPEKEEKKAEEPKGNSESPPEDDSIQGMDDATYS; encoded by the coding sequence ATGCTAACTTCGTTAAAGAGAATTTTAACATTCGCTTTCTTCCTCTTACTAAGTGTAGGTGCATTTGCCCAATCGGGAGACACAACGGCCAAAGACACGATCAACAGCACGCTAGCTGACAGCCTCCAAAAACCGAAGGTATACCCAGTGGTATTTTATGAAGACACCTTGTTTTACATTGGAGCAAAGCTAGGCCCTTTTTCACAAGAGGAAAGGGCTACTAATTTTTCAAATAAACTAGACCTTTTACTCGATGCTGAAAGTCTAGACACCACCTTGTTGAGCTTGAGCCAAGATGAGGTTGCAATTGAAATCTTACATGGAGATATCATCTTAGGGAGCGTAACGGCTCAGGATGCTGCATTTATAGGTAATGATCAAGAAGAGATCGCTGAATTCTACATCCAATCAATAAAGGATTCCTATGCTGCAAATCATAATAACAGATCCTTTATTCAAAATTTAACCAGAACAGGCTTACTGATAGGGGTGATTATAATAGTCATCTTGCTGGTAAGATTCATCAATAAAGGTTTCAACAAATTGATTGATTTTATCCTAAGGAGGTGGCATCATTATTTTAAAGGGATCAAGGTCAGAGACTTCGAGCTGCTATCAGCAGAAAGGGAAGAAAGGGTATTAAAAACTCTCATGAGGGTGGTTAAAATTCTGCTTATCATAATCCTATTATATCTCGCCCTTCCCTTAGTATTTAGCATTTTCCCTACTACCAAAAGACTGGCCAGCGTTCTCCTTGGATATGTAACCAACCCATTAGTTTCCTTTTTCTATTCCTTTTTCAGCTATCTACCTGACCTATTTACCATTTTAGTGATCGTCGTAATCACCTATTACATTGGTCAGTTTATCAGCTTTATTTCTGAAGAGATCGAAAGAGGAAATCTTCGATTACCAGGTTTTTACCCAGAATGGGCTAAGCCGACATTTAATTTGGTTAAAATTATTGTTTTTGCCTTTTCTTTTATTGTCATATTCCCCTACCTCCCAGGTTCAGATTCTCCTGCTTTTCAAGGGGTAAGTGTATTTTTAGGCTTATTGATTTCCTTAGGCTCATCATCAGCCATCAGTAATATCATCGCCGGCTTAGTTATTATTTATATGCGGGCATTTAAAATTGGGGACAGGGTAAAAATAGGGGATACAACGGGCGATGTGATCGAAAAAACGATGCTTGTCACTCGCTTACGAACCATAAAAAATGAGGAAGTAACCATTCCTAATTCGTCAATTCTAAATGGAAACACGATTAATTACTCCGTAGAAGATCATGGAGCCGGTTTGATTTTACACAGCACTGTGACCATAGGCTATGATGTTCCCTGGAGAAAAGTCCATGAATTACTGATCGGGGCGGCACTGGAAGTTGAAAGTATCATCAAAGAACCCAAGCCATTTGTACTTCAAACCAGCCTTGATGATTACTATGTCAGCTACCAGATAAATGCATATACTGCAAACACAAAAATAGCCGCGAAAAGCTATTCCGATTTACATGCAAATATCCAAGATGCTTTTCAAAATGCAGGCGTAGAAATCATGTCTCCACATTATCGCGCACAAAGAGATGGTAATGAATTAACTATTCCACCTACCTATATTCCTGAAGAGAAAAAACCCGAAAAAGAAGAAAAGAAAGCTGAAGAGCCAAAGGGAAACTCAGAATCACCACCGGAGGATGATTCTATTCAAGGAATGGACGATGCCACTTACTCTTAA
- a CDS encoding transmembrane 220 family protein: MTFNKVFYGIWAVLFALFAYWQINDPDPELWVSVYVVAIIFCLLGFKGIFPKIPLTVVVVVCLVGAALYWQGEVGSWVSQEVEQHNLSMKNDFMEESRESFGLLIISLVMLPGLIKAWKK; encoded by the coding sequence ATGACTTTCAATAAAGTGTTTTATGGAATCTGGGCGGTATTATTCGCTCTTTTTGCATATTGGCAGATTAATGACCCCGATCCGGAACTCTGGGTAAGTGTTTATGTTGTCGCAATTATTTTTTGCCTGTTAGGATTTAAAGGCATTTTCCCGAAAATTCCTTTGACAGTGGTGGTGGTAGTTTGTCTGGTTGGAGCAGCGCTCTATTGGCAAGGGGAAGTTGGAAGCTGGGTTTCCCAAGAAGTGGAGCAACATAATCTTAGCATGAAAAATGATTTTATGGAAGAGTCCAGAGAATCCTTTGGCTTATTGATCATTTCCCTTGTGATGTTGCCAGGACTCATAAAAGCCTGGAAGAAATAA
- a CDS encoding NIPSNAP family protein yields the protein MKLRLTIALFFILSSFCSMAQQGETLNSTYFEIRKYYANPGKLPALIKRFEDHTMRIFERVGMENVIYLVPTENEDNSLTYILGYPDEAARDQMWQQFGNDPEWQKVFSESRVDGPLVSRVDQTFMTLAPGLNSSPIPDNSGIFQLRIYTCFDGKLDNLIARFKDHTQELFARQGLKNYPYWISKEKDGGQSKLVYLLGHEDQESFEAAFQAFLKDPDWVKARDASEENGKIVEKVDATFFKPLPFSPIK from the coding sequence ATGAAATTACGTTTGACGATTGCTCTATTCTTCATTTTAAGTAGTTTTTGTTCTATGGCACAGCAAGGAGAAACCCTTAATTCGACATACTTCGAAATTCGAAAATATTATGCTAATCCCGGTAAACTTCCTGCTTTGATCAAAAGGTTTGAAGATCATACCATGCGTATTTTCGAAAGAGTTGGGATGGAGAATGTTATTTACTTGGTCCCAACTGAAAATGAAGATAATTCCTTGACCTATATTTTGGGTTACCCTGATGAAGCTGCTAGGGATCAAATGTGGCAGCAATTTGGGAATGATCCTGAATGGCAAAAAGTATTCAGTGAATCTAGGGTTGATGGTCCTTTAGTTTCAAGAGTAGATCAAACGTTTATGACTTTGGCTCCAGGATTAAATTCTTCTCCTATTCCAGACAATAGTGGGATTTTTCAACTACGGATTTACACTTGTTTTGATGGGAAGTTGGATAACTTAATCGCTAGGTTTAAAGATCATACTCAAGAGTTGTTTGCAAGACAAGGCTTGAAAAATTATCCCTATTGGATATCCAAAGAGAAGGATGGAGGGCAATCTAAGTTGGTATATCTTTTAGGACATGAAGATCAGGAATCATTTGAAGCAGCGTTTCAAGCCTTTTTAAAAGATCCTGATTGGGTAAAAGCAAGAGATGCTTCTGAAGAAAATGGAAAGATTGTAGAAAAAGTTGATGCTACATTTTTTAAGCCTTTGCCATTTTCTCCTATAAAATAA
- a CDS encoding bifunctional rhamnulose-1-phosphate aldolase/short-chain dehydrogenase — translation MTIKNNEFNHVSFLWDDKKAAEMEGNEVDLLIYRSNILGADLRITNYGGGNTSCKTYEADPLSKETVEVMWVKGSGGDIGTLKKAGLAGLYVDKLRALKGIYRGIEFEDEMVGLFNHCIYDLDSKAPSIDTPLHAFLPFKHIDHLHPDAAIAIAASKDGEKITQELWKGQIAWVPWQRPGFDLGLQLKQALDENPGIRGIMLGGHGLFTWGDTSFECYINSLEVIETASAYLEENYGKNRPVFGGTKVSSLPAEQRASQAALLAPVLRGLASSEKKMVGTFADTEVVLQFINSHDLGKLAPMGTSCPDHFLRTKISPLVLDIPADTDLSDPNALKADLEKEFQAYRERYAEYYEKHKHPNSPGMRDPNPVIILWPGVGLFSFAKDKQTSRVASEFYINAINVMRGAEAVSSYVSLPLQEAFDIEYWLLEEAKLQRMPKEKPLSRRIALITGSAGGIGKGIAEKFIQEGACVVVTDINADRLAETEAEMMKKYGKDVFLGVTLDVTDPKSLQNAMQAICLKYGGIDIIVNNAGISISKAFEDHTDQDWNKLLDILVKGQFEVSQAGVSILKQQAFGGDILNIVSKNALVAGPKNVAYGTAKAAQLHMSRLMAAELGPEKIRVNVVNPDAVIENSNIWEGGWAENRAKAYGIEVKELPAYYANRTLLKESVKTSDIADAAFAFVSGMLDKTTGNMLNVDGGLAPAFPR, via the coding sequence ATGACAATAAAAAATAATGAATTCAACCATGTCAGCTTTTTATGGGATGATAAAAAAGCTGCCGAAATGGAGGGAAATGAAGTAGACCTATTGATCTATAGATCCAATATCCTGGGAGCTGACCTGCGAATCACCAATTACGGTGGGGGAAACACCAGCTGTAAAACCTATGAAGCAGATCCTCTTTCCAAGGAAACCGTGGAAGTGATGTGGGTCAAAGGTTCCGGTGGGGACATCGGTACCCTCAAAAAGGCAGGTTTGGCCGGACTTTACGTAGACAAGCTCCGAGCTCTCAAAGGAATCTATCGGGGGATTGAATTTGAAGATGAGATGGTGGGACTTTTTAACCACTGTATCTACGACCTGGACTCCAAGGCCCCTTCCATCGACACCCCTTTGCACGCATTTTTGCCTTTCAAACATATCGATCACCTGCATCCTGATGCAGCCATTGCCATTGCCGCTTCCAAAGACGGGGAGAAGATCACTCAGGAACTCTGGAAAGGTCAGATTGCCTGGGTACCCTGGCAGCGTCCGGGCTTTGACCTGGGACTTCAGCTCAAGCAGGCTCTTGATGAGAATCCGGGAATCCGCGGTATCATGCTCGGTGGACACGGGCTCTTCACCTGGGGTGACACCTCCTTTGAATGCTATATCAACAGTCTGGAAGTAATTGAAACGGCTTCCGCTTATCTAGAAGAAAACTACGGGAAGAACAGACCGGTCTTCGGCGGAACCAAAGTAAGCTCTCTACCTGCAGAACAGCGTGCCTCTCAGGCAGCGCTACTGGCCCCTGTGCTTCGTGGTCTTGCTTCTTCAGAAAAGAAGATGGTCGGCACCTTTGCTGATACAGAAGTGGTGTTGCAGTTCATCAACTCACATGACCTGGGCAAACTCGCTCCTATGGGAACTTCCTGTCCGGATCACTTCCTGCGTACCAAAATCTCTCCGCTGGTTTTAGACATTCCTGCAGACACAGATCTTTCGGATCCGAATGCCCTGAAGGCTGATCTGGAAAAAGAATTTCAGGCTTACCGCGAGCGGTATGCCGAGTATTACGAAAAGCATAAGCATCCCAATTCTCCGGGAATGAGGGATCCTAATCCTGTCATCATCTTATGGCCGGGTGTGGGACTCTTCTCCTTTGCCAAGGACAAGCAGACTTCACGGGTGGCTTCTGAGTTTTACATCAACGCCATCAATGTCATGAGAGGTGCCGAAGCTGTTTCCTCTTACGTTTCCCTACCCTTACAGGAAGCTTTCGACATCGAATACTGGTTATTGGAAGAAGCCAAGCTTCAGCGTATGCCTAAGGAAAAGCCATTATCCAGAAGGATTGCCCTGATTACCGGAAGTGCCGGAGGAATCGGAAAAGGAATAGCAGAGAAATTCATCCAGGAAGGGGCCTGCGTCGTGGTGACCGATATCAATGCGGACAGACTTGCAGAAACCGAAGCTGAGATGATGAAAAAATATGGAAAAGACGTCTTCCTTGGGGTAACCCTGGACGTGACTGATCCAAAGAGTCTCCAAAATGCCATGCAGGCTATCTGTTTAAAATACGGGGGAATCGACATCATTGTAAACAATGCGGGTATCTCCATCTCCAAGGCTTTTGAAGATCATACCGATCAGGACTGGAACAAGCTTCTTGACATTTTGGTCAAAGGGCAGTTTGAAGTTTCCCAGGCCGGAGTAAGCATCTTGAAGCAGCAGGCATTCGGAGGAGATATCCTGAACATCGTCAGTAAAAATGCCTTGGTGGCTGGACCTAAGAACGTTGCTTACGGAACGGCAAAAGCAGCCCAGCTGCACATGTCCAGACTCATGGCTGCCGAACTGGGACCTGAAAAAATCCGTGTCAACGTGGTCAACCCCGATGCGGTAATCGAAAACTCAAACATCTGGGAAGGTGGATGGGCCGAAAACAGAGCCAAAGCCTATGGCATCGAAGTCAAAGAACTCCCTGCTTACTATGCCAACAGAACCCTGCTCAAAGAATCCGTGAAAACTTCGGATATCGCTGATGCTGCCTTTGCCTTCGTATCCGGAATGCTCGATAAAACAACTGGAAATATGCTCAATGTGGATGGTGGGCTAGCGCCTGCTTTCCCGAGATAA